The sequence aaacaaaatgaacgatgaaattaaaatgtcTCCATGCCATTGCTGGATTGCAGAGAAACTGCTTTACAAGTTTTGCTCAATTTAGGGATGGAGATTACAGTTCTATATTTGGCTGTAGTTCTTTCCTTTATACTTCTTGCCTATAAGTGTTGGTTACGTGCAAGAATACAACACAGCAAAAACCTTCCACCAAGTCCTCCTGCTCTTCCAATTATAGGCCATATCCATCTTATCAAGCTACCCCTAATTGTTGTATCATCCCCATCCGCAGTGGAAGAATGCTTCACCAAGAATGACCTCGTTTTCCCGAATCGCCCTGCTTTAACCTTGAACAAGTATGTATCATATAATGCCACCACCCTTGGATCAGCCTTACATGGGGATCGCCGGCGGAACCTTCGCCGCATAAGTGTTCTTGAAGTTTTCTCATTGAATCGCCTCAACACATTCTCAGGCATCCGAAAAGATTACTAACTTCAGTAATCTATCAACCCTTTTTCTATTATAGATGTTACTATCTGAAATATTGCATCAACTCATCATATGTTTTTTAATGCATAGGATATTGTATTTGCTGGTACAGAATCATCAGCTGTGACACTAGAGCGGGCAATATCAAGTCTGCTTAATCACCCTGAAGTTCTGGAGAAGGCAAAGAAAGAGTTGGACATTCAGATTGGTCATGAAAACTTGATGGATGAATCAGATATAACCAAATTATCATATCTTCGGAATATCATAACAGAGACATTAAGATTATATCCGGCAGGTCCAGTTCTTCTTCCACATTTATCATCTCAAGAGTGCAGTGTTGGATGGTATCATGTAGAACCCAACACAATGCTTCTTGTTAATGCATGGGCTATACATAGAGATCCTGAATTATGGGATGATGCAGTTAAATTTAAACCTGAAAGGTTTGAGAGTATTGCAGGCCAAATTATAGGTACTAATGATCAGGTCTACAAGTTGATGCCTTTTGGCTTGGGAAGAAGGTCTTGTCCTGGAATGGGTCTTGCCAACCGTGTTCTGGGGTTTGCTTTGGGGTCTATGATTCAGTGCTTTGAATGGAAAAGGGTAAGTGACCAGGAAATTGACATGTCTGAAGGGGTTGGACTGTCCATCCCTAAGGCTGAACCATTGCAGGCCATGTGCAAGGCGCGTGGTATCATGAAGAAAGTGGTGCCTTCTCTTTAAAGCAGATCAATCTAATTCTGCTTTTTATTTCTACCAGTAATGCTTTTCATTCATGGCCTAAACTTAACTCATTATGCCACGCAAATACATGTATAcctataattttcttaataatgattaaGCATAAGCAATAtctataactaaaataatgcAATACTCTACTTTTTCATTGTCTAGTCCATAATAatccatatttatttattttttaattaaacacagatttaattttgtttagttaaaattcataaatttataattttcattttgtaaatttaaaatttatgctctcaataaagtgaaaattaatttaaattatatataattaaatttgtataaatttggttgtcgttgaattaaattttaatgaaataaataattttttttttaaaatttatattaataaatcaatatatttaataatattaaattttttcattaattttattttattttttatttttttcaaataaaataatctttttaataaatttcgaatgaacataaattaattGGCCAGTACATAGCAAATTGACTGATTTTGTCTATTTCGGGCTCACTTTTCAATCCAAAAATAGTCTCTATCGTAGAAACAttaggaagaaaaagaaacaaaagtcgctatttttattatttatattattatttattgtgaataaatttgaatgttcaatttgagtaaataaatagataaaataataaaataaaaaagaaaagttatgtAGTTTAATGGAATATTGTACGTCAACAAATgaggaagaaagagaaaaaataatacataaattagaccgaagaaaataaaaaagaaaaaataagagaaaattacaaatttggCATGTTaactttttaagatttttttatttattttagtgtcTAAATTTCTTCTATAcaattaagtatttaaatatattaaaaatattcaatgtAGTATTTTTAGTCGgtttt is a genomic window of Ricinus communis isolate WT05 ecotype wild-type chromosome 2, ASM1957865v1, whole genome shotgun sequence containing:
- the LOC125368601 gene encoding cytochrome P450 81Q32-like, whose translation is MTTAPIRPISLQVVDQVMQKRNRRVAPHILSISLKSSPTHLQPEFAFTTWKWIQLDIGDSNSACINPLSSISVLVLKKVTTGSNFIDIVFAGTESSAVTLERAISSLLNHPEVLEKAKKELDIQIGHENLMDESDITKLSYLRNIITETLRLYPAGPVLLPHLSSQECSVGWYHVEPNTMLLVNAWAIHRDPELWDDAVKFKPERFESIAGQIIGTNDQVYKLMPFGLGRRSCPGMGLANRVLGFALGSMIQCFEWKRVSDQEIDMSEGVGLSIPKAEPLQAMCKARGIMKKVVPSL